The sequence below is a genomic window from Paenibacillus silvisoli.
AAGTGTATGATCCAAGTATTTGGCAAATCAGCTATTTGGAGCTGACCATCCGGCTCGTGCTTGCGCTCGTGCTGGGCGGTTTGATCGGCGTCGAACGCGAGCTTGGCGGGCATTCCGCCGGATTTCGGACGCATATTCTCGTTTGCTTGGGCTCGGCGGCCATCGTTCTGCTATCGATGTACGGCTTCTCCGAATTCGCGGCGGACCCGAACGTCCGGCTCGACCCGGCGAGGTTAGCGGCGCAGGTCATCAGCGGCATCGGCTTTCTTGGCGCGGGGACGATATTGCGAACGGGCTTTACGGTGTCCGGCCTGACAACGGCGGCTTCTCTGTGGGTCGTCGCTGCGATCGGGCTAACGGTCGGCGCGGGCTTCTATTATGGTTCAGCCGTGCTGACGCTCTTGGTTGTCGTCAGCTTGTTCTTCTTGAACAAATTCGAGAAGAAATTTTCGCGGGCGAAGCGCAAGCAGGACTTGGTCCTGAAAATTACGAAGGATTCCGCCAGCCTCAATAAAGTGGTTACCGAGCTGCATCATTTCGGCGTCCGGATCAGCAAAATCGTCGTCGAGAACGAAGAAGAAGCGCATGACGATCAAGAAGAAATGCTCATCGTCCGAATGCAGATCAAGCTCAATTATAAGAAGAGATTCGAAGAAGTGATCGTGGCGCTGGCCTCGATTGAAGGCGTAGTCGGCGTCGAAGCGGGCAGCGAGTCGTTTTAGAGAACCGGAGAGGGAGATGAGAGTCAATGGGCAACAACTTGCATTACCGCGAGGATGGCACCTTTACCATCGTGCAGTTCACCGATTT
It includes:
- a CDS encoding MgtC/SapB family protein, which encodes MGETVAQVYDPSIWQISYLELTIRLVLALVLGGLIGVERELGGHSAGFRTHILVCLGSAAIVLLSMYGFSEFAADPNVRLDPARLAAQVISGIGFLGAGTILRTGFTVSGLTTAASLWVVAAIGLTVGAGFYYGSAVLTLLVVVSLFFLNKFEKKFSRAKRKQDLVLKITKDSASLNKVVTELHHFGVRISKIVVENEEEAHDDQEEMLIVRMQIKLNYKKRFEEVIVALASIEGVVGVEAGSESF